Proteins from a single region of Chryseobacterium sp. T16E-39:
- a CDS encoding YCF48-related protein — translation MIRILIVFSLLSSLLPAQTYSWTPFSYPPESGGGRYDDVFFLNENLGWAARGGNGAVFKTTDAGNTWIQQTVSSTPGEYYRNIEFLNENIGFLGTLNNNFYKTADGGSTWQRVNNISPYPQGICGLDCVGTSTVYGCGAWFYPAYIIKSTDSGNTWQYIDMSAYATALVEITFVDENTGFAAGSDDDGAVILKTTDGGVNWTKIYNSNIPFEYVWKLQLLDNKIFGSIEAEAPNTGKLVKSLNGGLTWETRDFPDTFVQAVGFTSETHGWMGGHNTGFYETFNGGDTWTNTGVGYALNRIFFVNNNIAYAAGAGIYKMNVGNLGARETESGSVEKKLQIDVAPNPVKDKLHLNIHFEHSDHIIIGLYDLSGKFFTNILKDDIREKGLKKYSFDFNYPKGNYLLNIHSNLGRQSIKIIKQ, via the coding sequence ATGATCAGAATTTTAATTGTTTTTTCTTTGTTATCATCGCTATTACCGGCACAAACATACAGCTGGACCCCATTTTCTTATCCACCAGAAAGTGGGGGCGGAAGATATGATGATGTATTCTTTCTTAATGAAAATCTTGGCTGGGCCGCACGGGGTGGTAATGGGGCTGTTTTCAAAACAACAGATGCCGGAAATACCTGGATCCAGCAGACGGTAAGTTCTACTCCGGGAGAGTATTACAGAAATATTGAATTTCTAAATGAGAATATTGGTTTTTTAGGAACCCTAAACAATAATTTTTATAAGACAGCAGATGGAGGGAGCACATGGCAAAGGGTTAATAATATCTCTCCATATCCCCAGGGCATCTGTGGCCTGGATTGTGTGGGGACTTCTACGGTCTACGGCTGTGGAGCATGGTTTTATCCTGCCTATATTATAAAATCAACAGATAGTGGGAATACATGGCAATATATTGATATGTCTGCATATGCAACAGCTTTAGTTGAAATTACCTTTGTTGATGAAAATACAGGCTTTGCAGCTGGAAGTGATGATGATGGAGCGGTCATTCTCAAAACAACGGATGGAGGCGTAAACTGGACAAAAATTTATAATAGCAATATTCCGTTTGAGTATGTCTGGAAACTACAGCTTTTAGATAATAAAATATTTGGATCTATTGAAGCGGAAGCACCGAATACCGGAAAGTTAGTGAAATCGTTAAATGGAGGCCTTACCTGGGAAACCAGAGATTTTCCGGATACTTTTGTTCAGGCAGTTGGTTTTACTTCAGAAACTCATGGCTGGATGGGTGGTCATAATACAGGGTTCTATGAAACTTTTAATGGTGGGGATACATGGACAAATACAGGAGTGGGGTATGCTTTGAACAGGATATTTTTTGTTAATAATAATATTGCCTATGCAGCAGGAGCTGGCATCTATAAAATGAATGTAGGTAATTTGGGAGCTCGTGAAACTGAAAGCGGTAGTGTTGAGAAAAAACTTCAAATTGATGTTGCTCCTAATCCTGTCAAAGATAAGCTGCACCTGAATATTCATTTTGAGCATTCTGACCATATTATCATTGGATTGTATGATCTTTCAGGGAAATTTTTCACGAATATTTTAAAGGATGATATCCGTGAAAAAGGACTGAAAAAATATTCCTTTGATTTTAATTATCCAAAAGGGAATTATCTGCTCAACATACATTCCAATCTTGGAAGACAATCTATAAAAATTATAAAACAATAA
- the acs gene encoding acetate--CoA ligase produces the protein MSKNKRDMRNYLIEDLPHYFEEYKKSIKNPKKFWDKIADQNFVWYQRWSKVVKYDMNEAKITWFKNAKLNITKNCIDRHLNERGDKTAIIWEPNDPKEKAEHISYNELYTRVNKTANVLKEMGIEKGDRVCIYLPMIPELAITMLACAKIGAVHSVIFAGFSANAVASRVNDCEAKLVITSDGSYRGSKVLDLKSIVDEALEKTSTVENVLVVKRTHNEIKMKEGRDHWMSELYEKASADFVTIIMDAEDPLFILYTSGSTGKPKGMLHTCAGYMVYTAYTFKNIFNYQENDIYWCTADIGWITGHSYILYGPLLNGATTVIFEGVPTYPEPDRFWDVIEKHKITQFYTAPTAIRSLAKESAEWVDKHDLSSLKVIGSVGEPINDEAWHWFNDHVGRKKCPIVDTWWQTETGGIMISPLPFITPTKPTYATLPLPGVQPVLMDDKRNEITGNQVTGNLCIRFPWPGIARTIWGDHQRYKETYFTAFPGKYFTGDGALRDEVGYYRITGRVDDVIIVSGHNLGTAPIEDSINQHPAVAESAIVGYPHDIKGNALYGYVVLKETGESRQRENLKKEINQLIADQIGPIAKLDKIQFVSGLPKTRSGKIMRRILRKIAEGDFSNFGDISTLLNPEIVDEIKNERLS, from the coding sequence ATTTCAAAAAACAAAAGGGATATGAGAAATTACTTAATAGAAGATTTACCACATTATTTTGAGGAATACAAAAAGTCTATTAAAAACCCTAAAAAATTCTGGGATAAAATAGCCGATCAAAATTTTGTCTGGTATCAGAGATGGAGTAAAGTGGTTAAGTATGACATGAACGAGGCAAAGATCACTTGGTTTAAGAATGCAAAATTAAATATTACAAAAAACTGTATCGACAGACACCTGAATGAAAGAGGTGATAAAACTGCGATCATTTGGGAACCTAACGATCCAAAAGAAAAAGCTGAACATATTTCCTACAATGAATTATATACCCGGGTTAATAAAACAGCCAATGTTTTAAAAGAAATGGGTATTGAAAAAGGTGATCGTGTCTGCATTTATCTTCCGATGATCCCTGAATTGGCAATAACCATGCTTGCCTGTGCAAAAATAGGGGCAGTACATTCTGTAATATTCGCAGGATTTTCCGCTAATGCCGTTGCTTCAAGAGTCAATGACTGTGAAGCTAAATTGGTGATCACTTCTGATGGAAGCTATAGAGGAAGTAAAGTATTAGATTTAAAAAGCATTGTAGATGAAGCCCTTGAAAAAACTTCAACTGTCGAAAATGTACTGGTGGTTAAAAGGACTCATAATGAAATTAAAATGAAAGAAGGCAGGGATCACTGGATGTCTGAACTCTATGAAAAGGCTTCTGCTGATTTCGTTACGATTATTATGGATGCTGAAGACCCCTTGTTTATTCTTTACACTTCCGGGTCTACAGGAAAACCAAAAGGTATGCTCCACACCTGTGCCGGATATATGGTATACACAGCCTATACTTTTAAGAATATCTTTAATTATCAGGAAAATGACATCTATTGGTGTACTGCAGATATCGGCTGGATCACAGGACATTCGTACATCCTTTACGGCCCATTATTGAATGGCGCTACTACCGTTATTTTTGAAGGTGTTCCAACATATCCTGAACCGGATAGATTCTGGGATGTCATAGAAAAACATAAAATCACGCAGTTTTATACCGCGCCTACGGCAATCCGCTCTTTGGCTAAGGAAAGTGCAGAATGGGTAGACAAACATGATTTGAGCTCCTTGAAGGTTATTGGATCTGTAGGAGAGCCTATTAACGATGAGGCATGGCATTGGTTCAATGATCATGTGGGAAGAAAAAAATGTCCTATTGTAGACACCTGGTGGCAAACAGAAACCGGAGGAATCATGATCTCTCCACTTCCGTTTATCACCCCTACCAAACCTACTTACGCCACTCTGCCATTACCAGGCGTTCAACCTGTTTTGATGGATGATAAGCGCAACGAAATCACAGGAAACCAGGTGACGGGAAACCTCTGTATCCGCTTTCCATGGCCGGGAATTGCCCGAACAATATGGGGCGATCACCAGAGATATAAAGAAACTTATTTCACGGCTTTCCCAGGAAAGTATTTCACAGGAGATGGTGCTCTAAGGGATGAAGTCGGATATTACAGGATTACAGGACGGGTGGATGATGTCATTATCGTTTCAGGCCATAATTTAGGAACCGCCCCCATTGAAGATAGTATCAACCAGCATCCTGCGGTGGCAGAATCCGCTATCGTCGGTTATCCCCATGACATTAAAGGAAATGCATTGTATGGATATGTTGTTTTAAAGGAAACGGGAGAAAGCCGTCAAAGAGAAAACCTGAAAAAGGAAATCAATCAGCTGATTGCAGATCAGATCGGGCCTATTGCCAAACTGGATAAAATACAATTTGTTTCCGGGCTTCCAAAAACACGTTCCGGAAAAATTATGCGTAGGATCCTGAGAAAAATTGCGGAAGGTGATTTTAGCAACTTCGGAGATATTTCCACTTTGTTAAATCCTGAAATTGTAGATGAAATCAAAAACGAAAGATTAAGTTAA
- a CDS encoding AMP-binding protein codes for MNADDLFKRSIENKEDFWKEQAQEISWFEFPTQILSLNENSYPEWYSDGKLNMCYLCIDKHIEDGFGDQIAIIYDSPVTDQKKKYTFKQAQEEISRLAGGLVSLGLKKGDTAVIYMPMIPQTLFAMLACARIGVIHNVVFGGFAPHELVVRIDDCKPKALITATAGIEIAKRIPYLPLVEKAIELAQDKVDHIIVYNRKLVDNQDEMFEGLIDYEELVQKSSPTPCISIGSTHPLYLLYTSGTTGKPKGITRDTGGYATALKFSMKYIYGIEPGETYWAASDFGWAVGHSFSVYGPLLNRNTTIIFEGKPIMTPDAGTFWRIISEYRVSAMFTAPTAIRAIKKEDPNGELVKKYDLSHFKKQFLAGERCDVATLDWFKEHIGVPAIDHWWQTESGWPMLGLMTFDDQYTIKRASAGKPIPGYDIKIFDENGFELDPHQEGYLVIKLPLPPGALSGIWKDNERFQSSYLSQYKGYYFSGDGAIQDEDGYFFITGRVDDVINVAGHRLSTSEMEEIVASHPHVAECAVVGIDNELKGQVPFATVVLKNGATVSEEELEKDIIKMVREKIGAVAFLKNAMVVKRLPKTRSGKILRKLIRTLLDGKEFQVPSTIDDDQIIEEIQEKIVDYRAKSTN; via the coding sequence ATGAATGCAGACGATTTATTTAAAAGAAGTATAGAAAACAAAGAAGATTTCTGGAAGGAACAAGCTCAGGAAATAAGTTGGTTTGAGTTTCCTACCCAAATTCTTTCACTAAATGAAAACAGCTACCCCGAATGGTATTCTGACGGAAAACTTAATATGTGTTATTTATGCATCGACAAACATATTGAAGATGGTTTTGGGGATCAGATCGCTATTATTTATGATTCTCCGGTGACTGACCAGAAAAAGAAATATACTTTTAAACAAGCTCAGGAAGAGATTTCAAGATTAGCAGGAGGCCTGGTGTCATTAGGCTTAAAAAAAGGAGATACAGCGGTTATCTATATGCCAATGATCCCACAAACCCTTTTTGCGATGCTGGCCTGTGCTAGGATTGGAGTGATTCACAATGTAGTTTTTGGAGGCTTTGCTCCCCATGAGCTCGTGGTAAGAATAGATGACTGCAAGCCAAAAGCTCTTATTACAGCTACTGCCGGAATAGAAATCGCTAAAAGAATTCCCTATTTACCATTGGTAGAAAAAGCAATTGAACTCGCTCAGGATAAAGTAGACCACATTATTGTGTACAACCGAAAACTGGTTGACAATCAGGATGAAATGTTTGAAGGACTGATAGATTATGAAGAACTTGTTCAGAAATCCTCCCCTACACCATGCATTTCTATTGGATCCACCCACCCACTTTATTTATTATATACTTCAGGAACAACAGGAAAACCCAAAGGAATTACCCGGGATACAGGTGGTTATGCTACCGCCTTAAAATTTTCCATGAAATATATATACGGTATTGAGCCGGGAGAAACCTACTGGGCAGCATCTGATTTTGGATGGGCCGTGGGCCACAGTTTCTCTGTTTATGGACCATTATTAAACCGTAATACCACCATTATTTTTGAAGGAAAACCTATTATGACTCCCGATGCCGGAACCTTCTGGAGGATCATTTCAGAATATCGTGTTTCAGCAATGTTCACTGCTCCAACCGCGATCAGGGCGATCAAAAAAGAAGATCCTAATGGTGAACTGGTGAAAAAATATGACCTCTCACATTTCAAAAAACAATTTCTGGCAGGTGAGCGCTGTGACGTCGCCACGCTGGATTGGTTCAAAGAACATATCGGAGTTCCGGCAATTGACCATTGGTGGCAGACGGAGTCAGGCTGGCCTATGCTTGGACTGATGACCTTTGACGATCAGTACACCATCAAGAGAGCCTCGGCAGGAAAACCAATTCCCGGATATGATATCAAAATCTTCGACGAAAATGGTTTTGAGCTCGACCCTCATCAGGAAGGCTATCTGGTCATTAAACTTCCACTCCCGCCTGGTGCACTTTCAGGAATATGGAAAGATAATGAACGCTTTCAAAGCAGTTATTTATCTCAATACAAAGGATATTATTTCTCCGGAGATGGTGCGATACAGGATGAGGACGGATATTTCTTTATTACAGGAAGAGTGGATGATGTCATCAATGTAGCCGGGCACAGGTTATCGACTTCAGAAATGGAAGAAATTGTTGCTTCACACCCTCACGTTGCGGAATGTGCCGTGGTTGGAATCGACAATGAACTAAAAGGACAGGTTCCGTTTGCAACCGTTGTTTTAAAAAATGGAGCTACTGTTTCCGAAGAAGAGCTTGAAAAAGATATCATCAAAATGGTTCGCGAGAAAATAGGAGCTGTAGCATTTTTAAAGAATGCAATGGTCGTTAAGCGTTTACCCAAAACACGTTCGGGAAAAATCCTGCGAAAACTGATCCGTACTCTTTTGGATGGTAAAGAATTTCAGGTTCCATCAACGATTGACGACGATCAGATCATTGAGGAAATACAAGAAAAAATCGTGGATTACCGAGCTAAATCCACAAATTAA
- a CDS encoding response regulator transcription factor: MKKIIIADDEHKILMSLEYSFKKNGYEVFIARDGTEVLDFLKTMVPDVILLDIMMPNLDGYSTLEVIKEQERLKNTKVIFLSAKNNPKDIEKGLEMGADAYVTKPYSIKKLMQQIEELFEA, encoded by the coding sequence ATGAAAAAGATAATCATTGCAGACGATGAACATAAAATTTTAATGTCCCTGGAATATAGCTTCAAAAAAAATGGGTATGAGGTATTCATTGCCCGTGACGGGACGGAAGTGCTGGACTTTCTGAAAACGATGGTTCCTGACGTCATCCTATTGGATATTATGATGCCTAATCTCGATGGATACAGTACCCTGGAAGTAATCAAAGAGCAGGAACGCCTGAAAAATACAAAAGTGATCTTCCTGAGTGCGAAAAACAATCCAAAAGACATTGAAAAAGGGCTGGAAATGGGAGCAGATGCTTATGTTACCAAACCATACTCTATCAAGAAACTCATGCAGCAGATTGAGGAATTGTTTGAAGCGTGA
- a CDS encoding ATP-binding protein encodes MSSFALFIVVLLYLALLFLVAHLAEKKKSKLWINNPYIYALSLAVYCTAWTYYGSIGVAATSGLNYLPIYVGPIIVIPAWIFINTRIVRISRINKISSLADFISLRYGNSRNFSAIITIVCLLAVIPYIGLQIKAISETFHLVTKTATSQNILTDNATFVVVLIALFSSYYGTRYVDASEKRLGIISAIALESFLKLFFIIILGLFVIYFAFDGFSDIYEKASKFEDFKQKNTFNGIEGALNWMILCMISGTAICILPRQFHTAIVENRQEKHIKTAIWFFPLYLLIFTIFIFPIAWGGRLIFDGQNVNPEFYSILIPQHFDNSLITVLVFLGGLSSCISMIIISAITLSIMLSNNLIIPYGLLGKFKSESETQNTRNITNIRKISIFALIIMAFAFYKYFILKTSLDSVGLISFVVIAQLAPAFFGALFWRRGTYKGALIGLLAGLAICYFGLIIPQYYFSYNQELKGVLRDIYHIFDVFRIPYLSRIPEIFFWSLLTNTGLFTIISVSVKGNYRERNFAELYVDVDKYIQNHENAFIWRGTAYVSDIKNILERFLGKKKTEQALRIFNLKYNIDSQTETADSRFIKFSENLLAGRIGTASAKILIEGVTKEDKISLKEVLNILEESKENIILNKKLTEKSEELKQLSEELTVANESLMIKDRQKDDFLDSVAHELRTPITAIRSAGEILADDDDIPLDIKKEFLNNIITESDRLSEIINDILYLDKLEHGEIALNIRQNNINETYRKALNPLLHLIQQKDIHVKDVNLLTNHVFEYDEARLIQLFQNILGNALKFADEKGTIQTEFSIREDRLIITIFNTGKTIPEEDLKMIFNKFYQSKNQNILKQTGSGLGLAISKQIVEAHGGLIYAENSGSGVTFTISLPESITKNEIEKQQ; translated from the coding sequence ATGAGTAGCTTCGCTTTATTTATAGTAGTCCTGCTCTATCTTGCTCTTCTTTTCCTGGTGGCCCATCTGGCGGAAAAGAAAAAAAGCAAGTTATGGATCAACAACCCTTACATCTATGCTTTATCACTGGCTGTTTACTGTACAGCATGGACCTATTACGGAAGCATAGGGGTTGCGGCTACAAGTGGATTAAATTACTTACCGATTTACGTAGGACCTATTATCGTTATCCCTGCATGGATTTTCATTAATACAAGGATTGTAAGGATTTCCAGAATCAATAAAATAAGCAGCCTTGCTGATTTCATCTCTCTCAGGTATGGAAACAGCAGGAATTTCAGTGCTATTATCACCATTGTCTGTCTGTTAGCTGTCATCCCTTATATTGGATTACAGATCAAAGCGATTTCTGAAACTTTTCATTTGGTCACAAAAACTGCAACATCCCAGAATATACTGACTGATAATGCAACATTCGTTGTTGTTCTTATCGCTCTATTCTCATCCTATTATGGAACCCGGTATGTAGATGCTTCAGAAAAACGCCTTGGTATTATATCCGCTATAGCTCTGGAGAGTTTTTTAAAACTATTTTTTATTATTATTCTTGGACTTTTTGTGATCTATTTTGCTTTTGACGGCTTTTCGGACATCTATGAAAAGGCAAGTAAATTCGAAGATTTTAAACAGAAAAATACATTTAACGGAATTGAAGGCGCCCTGAACTGGATGATTTTATGCATGATTTCAGGAACTGCTATTTGCATTCTTCCAAGGCAATTCCACACTGCTATTGTAGAAAACAGACAGGAAAAACATATAAAAACAGCAATCTGGTTTTTCCCGCTTTATCTTTTAATTTTCACTATTTTTATTTTTCCGATCGCCTGGGGTGGAAGGCTTATTTTCGATGGGCAAAATGTAAATCCTGAGTTTTATTCTATATTAATTCCGCAACATTTCGACAATTCATTGATCACCGTTTTGGTTTTTCTGGGTGGGCTGAGTTCCTGCATCTCAATGATCATTATATCGGCTATCACTTTATCGATTATGCTTTCCAACAACCTCATCATTCCCTATGGCCTTCTTGGAAAATTTAAATCTGAAAGCGAAACCCAAAACACCAGAAACATCACTAATATCAGGAAAATAAGCATTTTTGCTCTGATTATTATGGCTTTTGCCTTTTACAAATATTTCATCCTTAAAACTTCACTGGACTCTGTAGGACTGATCTCTTTTGTGGTAATCGCCCAATTAGCCCCCGCTTTTTTCGGTGCTTTATTCTGGCGCAGAGGAACTTACAAAGGAGCCTTAATCGGACTTCTTGCAGGATTGGCAATTTGTTATTTCGGATTAATCATTCCGCAATATTATTTTTCTTATAATCAGGAACTCAAAGGAGTCCTAAGAGATATCTATCATATTTTTGATGTTTTTAGAATTCCTTATTTAAGCAGAATCCCTGAGATTTTCTTCTGGTCCCTATTAACTAATACAGGATTATTTACCATTATTTCAGTCAGTGTCAAGGGAAATTACAGGGAAAGAAATTTTGCAGAACTCTATGTAGATGTCGACAAATACATTCAAAACCATGAGAATGCTTTTATCTGGCGCGGTACTGCTTATGTTTCAGATATTAAAAATATTCTGGAACGGTTTTTAGGTAAGAAGAAAACAGAACAGGCCTTAAGGATCTTTAATTTAAAATATAACATTGATTCACAAACCGAAACTGCCGACTCAAGGTTTATCAAGTTTTCTGAAAATCTTTTGGCTGGAAGAATTGGGACGGCTTCAGCAAAAATACTGATCGAAGGGGTAACCAAGGAAGATAAAATATCTTTAAAGGAGGTTTTGAATATTTTAGAAGAATCAAAAGAGAATATCATTTTAAATAAAAAGCTGACTGAAAAATCAGAAGAACTCAAGCAACTTTCCGAAGAGCTAACGGTAGCCAACGAGAGCTTAATGATCAAAGATCGTCAGAAAGATGATTTCCTGGATTCTGTTGCTCATGAGCTAAGAACACCCATCACAGCAATTCGTTCGGCCGGAGAGATTTTGGCCGATGACGATGATATTCCTTTGGATATCAAAAAAGAGTTTTTAAACAATATTATTACAGAATCTGACCGTTTAAGTGAAATCATTAATGATATTCTATATCTTGATAAATTAGAACATGGGGAAATAGCCCTGAATATCAGGCAAAATAATATTAATGAAACTTATAGAAAAGCTCTCAACCCACTTCTTCACTTGATACAGCAAAAAGATATCCATGTAAAAGATGTAAACCTACTGACCAACCACGTATTTGAATATGATGAAGCAAGATTAATTCAGTTATTTCAGAATATCCTGGGAAATGCCCTCAAATTTGCAGATGAAAAGGGAACAATACAAACTGAGTTTTCTATACGGGAAGACAGGTTGATCATAACTATATTTAATACCGGAAAAACAATTCCTGAAGAAGATCTGAAAATGATCTTCAACAAGTTTTATCAATCTAAAAATCAGAATATTTTAAAACAAACAGGAAGCGGACTTGGTCTTGCTATTTCAAAACAGATCGTTGAAGCACATGGCGGTTTGATATATGCCGAAAATAGTGGTTCGGGTGTAACTTTCACCATAAGCCTTCCGGAAAGTATAACTAAAAATGAAATTGAAAAGCAACAATAA
- a CDS encoding DUF6814 family protein — MNGLKKILGILWILIALVVGYFGITVLGIPKITSGKQEDLVFGIIILFVLMPIISGGLAIFGYYALTGEYSDDKI, encoded by the coding sequence ATGAACGGATTAAAAAAAATATTAGGCATTCTATGGATTTTAATTGCTTTAGTCGTGGGGTATTTCGGGATTACCGTATTGGGTATACCGAAAATCACTTCAGGAAAGCAGGAGGATCTGGTTTTTGGCATTATCATTCTTTTTGTTTTGATGCCAATTATTTCCGGTGGACTTGCCATTTTTGGATATTACGCCTTAACAGGAGAATATTCTGATGATAAAATATAA
- a CDS encoding MFS transporter yields MSETHHESYENMTDKQKNRTIWGVITASSLGTLIEWYDFYIFGSLAVVLATKFFPSDNPTAAFLSTLATFAAGFVVRPFGALFFGRLGDIIGRKYTFLVTLLIMGFSTFLIGCIPSYETIGFMAPVLVLILRLLQGLALGGEYGGAATYVAEYAQPHRRGYWTSWIQTTATAGLFISLIVILITKNTLSAEEFDGWGWRVPFWISILMVGVSYVIRKNMKESPLFAKAKSEGKTSKNPLKESFGNRYNFKFVLLALFGAAMGQGVIWYTGQFYAMSFLQKVMNVESSQVDSLMATALLLGTPFFVFFGWLSDKVGRKAIMMTGMLVAILAYRPIYDSMYKSVNLENKTVATNGITEKRTAKIHKDIATDSLVTFHKETLFTDGTLLKKDSIVHWSANGPVIKDGKAEEPKVSQSLKLSDDTKWYLVFLVFIQVIFVTMVYGPIAAFLVEMFPVRIRYTSMSLPYHIGNGVFGGLLPAVATYLVTSGKDAGHPTWYLQGLWYPIGVAAVCLLIGLFYLKNKNNNIHD; encoded by the coding sequence ATGAGCGAAACCCATCATGAAAGCTATGAAAATATGACCGACAAGCAGAAAAACAGAACCATCTGGGGTGTTATTACTGCATCATCACTCGGCACATTGATAGAATGGTATGATTTCTATATTTTCGGAAGTCTGGCTGTTGTTCTGGCCACTAAATTCTTTCCTTCAGACAATCCTACTGCAGCATTTTTATCTACCTTGGCTACTTTCGCCGCAGGATTTGTCGTACGTCCTTTTGGGGCATTATTCTTTGGGAGATTAGGAGATATTATCGGGAGAAAATACACGTTCCTGGTTACCTTACTGATCATGGGATTTTCCACTTTCCTTATCGGATGTATTCCGAGTTATGAAACCATCGGATTCATGGCTCCCGTTTTAGTTTTGATACTAAGGTTATTACAGGGATTAGCATTGGGAGGTGAATATGGAGGAGCGGCCACCTACGTTGCAGAATATGCACAACCTCATCGAAGGGGATACTGGACATCATGGATCCAAACTACGGCTACAGCAGGACTATTCATTTCATTGATCGTTATTTTAATTACAAAAAATACGCTTTCAGCAGAAGAGTTTGACGGTTGGGGCTGGAGGGTTCCATTTTGGATCTCCATTTTAATGGTGGGTGTCTCTTATGTGATCAGAAAAAACATGAAAGAATCTCCCCTTTTTGCAAAGGCTAAAAGTGAAGGTAAAACATCCAAAAATCCTTTAAAGGAAAGCTTTGGAAATAGATACAATTTCAAATTTGTTTTGCTGGCCCTGTTCGGAGCCGCCATGGGACAAGGGGTTATCTGGTATACAGGACAGTTTTATGCAATGAGCTTCCTGCAAAAGGTAATGAACGTTGAATCTTCACAGGTCGATTCATTAATGGCTACGGCACTACTTCTGGGCACTCCATTCTTTGTATTCTTTGGATGGCTTTCTGATAAAGTAGGTCGAAAAGCAATTATGATGACAGGAATGCTGGTTGCAATTTTAGCTTACCGCCCGATCTATGACAGCATGTACAAAAGTGTTAATCTCGAAAATAAGACGGTTGCTACCAATGGAATTACAGAAAAGAGAACCGCTAAAATCCATAAAGACATTGCAACCGACAGCTTGGTTACTTTCCATAAAGAAACGCTGTTTACAGATGGTACTTTACTCAAAAAGGACAGCATCGTCCATTGGTCTGCCAATGGTCCGGTAATAAAAGACGGGAAAGCAGAGGAACCAAAAGTGTCACAATCTTTAAAACTGAGTGACGATACGAAATGGTACCTGGTCTTCCTGGTGTTTATCCAGGTGATATTTGTGACCATGGTCTATGGCCCGATAGCAGCATTTCTTGTAGAAATGTTTCCGGTAAGGATTCGTTACACCTCCATGTCGCTACCATATCACATTGGAAATGGAGTATTTGGAGGACTACTCCCGGCTGTTGCCACTTATCTGGTAACATCAGGAAAAGACGCAGGACATCCTACCTGGTATTTACAGGGGCTCTGGTATCCTATTGGTGTCGCAGCGGTCTGTTTATTGATCGGATTATTTTATCTTAAAAATAAGAATAATAATATCCACGATTAG